CTCATCATCTCTCCTGCTCGAGGCTCGGTGGGTCGAGAATGGGGCGCCGGAGCCCAGATCGGCGCCGAGCACCCGATCGGACAGCAGGCCCAGACAGCTGAGGTTGGGGAAGCCCGGGCCCTGGTTGAGCCCGGCGAGGTTGGGCAGGAACAACTTCGGAGCGACATCGACGACGGCGAGGTCGTGGCCGATGGCCTCCTGGACGCGGTCTCCGCTCAGCGGGCCACCCAGGCCCAGCTCCAGCAAGTCGAGCGCGTCCTGGCTGAACAGCGAGGTGAACCACAGCGCGTCGGCACCCGATCCGTCGATCACCAGGTCGAAACCGTGTACGGTCTCGAGGTTTTCGCTGCCCCGGTTGGTCGACAGCGTGAGTCGGATCTGCTCGTCGCGCCCCACCGCATGGGCGACCCGGCCCCGCAGATGCCGGATCCGGTCGTCGGCCAGCAAGGCGTCCTGCACGTTCGACGAGAACACCCCGCGGTCGGTCCGAGCGATCGCGTCGCGCCGCTCTTCCACGGTCAGTGCGGTCCAGTCGCTGGGATCGGAGAACAGCGTGTTCTCGAAGAAACTCTCGCCGCGGGTGAACAGCGTCACCTGCGGTGAGATCACCGTGATGGTCGAAACCCGATGCCGGAAAAGCTCGTTCAGCATCGCCGCAGCGGTCTCGCCGCCACCGATCACCGCCACGCGCTCGGCATTGATCCGGTCCTGCTGGCCGGCGCGATGCCAGAACTGGGCGATCGACATCACCCGAGGGTTGCCCGGTAGCAGGGAGCGTTCCGCCTGCCCTGGGCCGGTGATCATCAAACCCTGGGCGTGCACACACGTTTCGTCGGTGTGCAGCGCCCACCGGTCGCCGTCGACGGCGAGCCGCTCCACTTCGCCGTACACCACCGACATGTTGATTTCGTCGGCCACCCAGCGCAGGTACTGGCTCCACCGGTGATGGGTGGGCGCGGGACGGCCGCGGTCGATCCATTGCGCGAACTGACTGGTGGCGATCAGGTACGACTGCCATCCGTAGCGCATCATGCGTTCGTCGACCTCGGCGTTGCGGCGCGGCACCAGCGACGAACGGTAGGGAAATCCGACGTCCTTCTCCGGGCTGGTGCCCAGCCGCTGCGCGCCGTCGGTCCAGCCGCCGCTGGCCTGCCAGTTGGCAGCCACCCCGGTCCGCTCGATCGCGACCACGTGCGGCACGTCGACGCCCATCTGGCTCAGCACATGGGCTTTCGCGGCAACCGCCACCGCCTTCACCCCGGCGCCAAGCACGGCCAGTGTGGTCATGGCACCATCTCCTCGAGGGCTTGCGTCCACAACTGCTGCAGCGCAGCGATATCCGACTCCGTCAAAATGTCGGGCAGCGCACGCCATTGCGTGACCAGCGCCTGGTATTCCCCGCTGCCGAGCACGGTGGCCACCAGACTCAGCTCGTAGCGCACCGCCAGATCGGGTTCCGGCAGCGGCGAAACGCCGTTCAACAGGCCGCGATCCAGCCACAGCCCGCTGGTACCGCCGACCTCAGCGCGACCCAAATAGTTCAGCAGCACCT
This genomic stretch from Mycobacterium paraterrae harbors:
- the mbtG gene encoding NADPH-dependent L-lysine N(6)-monooxygenase MbtG, which codes for MTTLAVLGAGVKAVAVAAKAHVLSQMGVDVPHVVAIERTGVAANWQASGGWTDGAQRLGTSPEKDVGFPYRSSLVPRRNAEVDERMMRYGWQSYLIATSQFAQWIDRGRPAPTHHRWSQYLRWVADEINMSVVYGEVERLAVDGDRWALHTDETCVHAQGLMITGPGQAERSLLPGNPRVMSIAQFWHRAGQQDRINAERVAVIGGGETAAAMLNELFRHRVSTITVISPQVTLFTRGESFFENTLFSDPSDWTALTVEERRDAIARTDRGVFSSNVQDALLADDRIRHLRGRVAHAVGRDEQIRLTLSTNRGSENLETVHGFDLVIDGSGADALWFTSLFSQDALDLLELGLGGPLSGDRVQEAIGHDLAVVDVAPKLFLPNLAGLNQGPGFPNLSCLGLLSDRVLGADLGSGAPFSTHRASSRRDDEHQSIR